From Chryseobacterium sp. H1D6B, a single genomic window includes:
- a CDS encoding FAD-dependent protein has translation MQKNIEITLLPHEVEQTELINQKLAEALKLSESRIKGFEILKRSIDARSRNVIFRLQVKVFVDEEAVPEVYTVNYPNVSTAKPVIIIGAGPAGLFAALQCIENGLKPIIIERGKDVKQRRRDLAAINKQGLVNTESNYCYGEGGAGTYSDGKLYTRSNKRGDINKVLQVFVNHGAKPDITIDARPHIGTNKLPHIITSIKNTILNAGGEVMFDSQMTDILIEFGKVKGIEVNFQDKLFADDIILATGHSARDVYELLNKKNILIEAKPFALGVRIEHPQETIDAAQYHCDIRSEFLPPANYSLVEQVGTRGVFSFCMCPGGIIAPCATGKNEIVVNGWSPSKRNNPFANSGTVVQVTLEDIQGYDPLRMLHFQSEIEKRAFEAGGGNLVAPAQRMVDFVNNRLSIDLPRNSYLPGTKSSILDNILPDFVSDSLRAALPLFGKKIRGYYTNEAILVGVESRTSSPVRIPRDKETYQHPQVKGLYPCAEGAGYAGGILSAAIDGINCANAILSAS, from the coding sequence ATGCAAAAAAACATCGAAATCACATTGCTTCCTCACGAGGTAGAGCAAACTGAGCTAATCAACCAAAAACTGGCTGAAGCCTTAAAACTATCCGAATCTAGGATAAAAGGCTTTGAAATCCTGAAAAGATCTATAGATGCCCGTTCTCGAAACGTCATTTTTCGCCTTCAGGTAAAGGTTTTTGTGGATGAAGAAGCCGTTCCGGAAGTTTACACTGTCAATTACCCTAATGTAAGTACGGCAAAACCTGTAATCATTATCGGTGCAGGCCCAGCAGGTTTATTTGCTGCTTTACAGTGTATCGAAAACGGATTAAAACCCATTATTATCGAACGCGGTAAAGATGTAAAGCAACGCCGTAGAGATTTAGCTGCCATAAATAAACAGGGTTTGGTAAATACCGAATCTAATTATTGTTACGGTGAAGGTGGAGCAGGTACTTATTCAGATGGCAAATTATACACCCGGTCCAATAAGCGCGGCGACATTAATAAAGTGCTTCAGGTTTTTGTAAACCATGGCGCAAAGCCAGATATCACGATCGATGCCCGTCCGCATATCGGTACAAACAAACTTCCACATATTATTACTTCCATAAAAAACACTATCTTAAATGCTGGCGGTGAAGTGATGTTCGATAGCCAGATGACCGATATTTTAATCGAGTTTGGTAAAGTAAAAGGAATAGAAGTTAATTTTCAGGACAAGTTATTTGCCGATGATATTATCCTGGCAACAGGCCATTCGGCAAGAGATGTTTACGAATTGTTAAATAAAAAAAATATTCTGATCGAGGCAAAACCTTTTGCTTTAGGGGTAAGGATAGAGCATCCTCAGGAAACTATTGATGCGGCACAATACCATTGCGATATCCGATCAGAATTTTTACCACCGGCCAATTATAGTTTGGTAGAGCAGGTTGGTACCCGTGGCGTATTTTCTTTTTGCATGTGCCCGGGAGGTATTATTGCGCCATGTGCCACAGGTAAAAATGAAATTGTGGTTAACGGTTGGTCGCCATCTAAGCGGAACAACCCTTTTGCCAATTCCGGAACAGTGGTTCAGGTTACCTTAGAGGATATTCAGGGTTACGATCCCCTCAGGATGTTACATTTTCAATCAGAAATCGAAAAGAGAGCCTTCGAGGCTGGTGGTGGTAATTTGGTTGCGCCTGCACAAAGAATGGTCGATTTTGTGAACAATAGATTATCTATCGATCTGCCAAGGAATTCTTATCTTCCAGGTACCAAAAGTTCAATACTTGATAACATTTTACCTGATTTTGTATCAGATAGTTTGCGTGCAGCATTGCCCTTGTTTGGGAAAAAAATTAGAGGTTATTATACTAATGAAGCCATTTTGGTTGGTGTTGAAAGTAGAACATCATCGCCGGTTAGGATCCCAAGGGATAAAGAAACCTATCAGCATCCTCAGGTAAAAGGTTTATATCCCTGTGCAGAAGGTGCCGGTTACGCGGGCGGAATTTTATCAGCCGCAATAGATGGAATTAACTGTGCGAATGCAATATTAAGCGCATCATAA
- a CDS encoding SDR family oxidoreductase gives MSKKIVLITGTNSGFGWLAAHSVAVLGHKVYATMRDTEGKNADKAQALSAVENVTVLDVTLTDDRSVEQAVKTIISKEGSIDVLVNNAGFSMHGVAESFTTGDVRAMFDVNVFAPWRFIKQVLPAMRKQQEGLIINVTSGFGRISFPFATVYAASKFGLEGLSEGLHYEVKRLGIDVAILEPGAFPTEMSQKTVYASEQSVFEGYGAIAEIPDKMMAAVGELIQTHKTNPQDVADAIIKLIDTEKGKRPLRTVVDPITGKYIDTINKAVAVQFGKGLTMFGMGELLA, from the coding sequence ATGAGCAAAAAAATCGTATTAATTACGGGAACAAATAGTGGTTTTGGTTGGCTGGCCGCGCATAGTGTTGCAGTATTAGGCCACAAGGTTTACGCAACGATGAGAGATACGGAGGGTAAAAATGCAGATAAAGCACAGGCACTTTCAGCGGTTGAAAACGTGACTGTTCTTGATGTTACGCTTACCGATGATAGAAGCGTTGAACAGGCTGTAAAAACTATTATTTCCAAAGAAGGCTCCATTGATGTACTGGTTAATAATGCAGGATTTTCAATGCATGGAGTGGCTGAGAGTTTTACAACAGGAGATGTACGGGCCATGTTTGATGTTAATGTTTTTGCGCCCTGGAGATTCATTAAGCAGGTGCTGCCGGCCATGCGTAAACAGCAGGAAGGACTGATCATTAATGTAACCAGCGGATTTGGAAGAATTTCATTCCCTTTCGCGACAGTTTATGCCGCCTCGAAGTTCGGTTTAGAAGGACTGAGTGAAGGTTTGCATTACGAAGTTAAACGTTTGGGAATAGACGTGGCAATCCTGGAGCCTGGAGCATTTCCGACTGAAATGTCACAAAAGACCGTGTACGCATCTGAGCAGTCTGTGTTCGAAGGTTATGGTGCTATTGCAGAGATTCCTGACAAAATGATGGCTGCAGTGGGTGAGCTGATCCAGACCCATAAAACCAACCCGCAAGATGTTGCTGATGCTATAATAAAATTGATAGACACTGAAAAAGGCAAAAGACCTCTAAGGACAGTTGTTGATCCGATAACGGGTAAATACATTGATACCATCAATAAAGCTGTTGCAGTGCAGTTTGGAAAAGGCTTAACCATGTTCGGAATGGGGGAGCTCTTAGCATAA
- a CDS encoding Crp/Fnr family transcriptional regulator, whose product MEEFVNYILQSGNLNTQQIEFILSKAETLELRKEEYFSEAGKIPRFVGFLLKGVTRFCYYNNKSEEITHSFVEENNFVSDQQKFEIQMAASDYIQAVTDCQLLVFSKKNWDEIGNTIVGWKEIENLIVKNCLLKAIERRSPLVSEDATTRYLSFLDQFPGLVNRVPLSYVASYLGITQQSLSRIRKNIR is encoded by the coding sequence ATGGAAGAATTTGTCAATTATATACTGCAATCCGGCAATTTAAATACTCAACAGATTGAATTTATCCTGAGCAAGGCAGAAACGTTGGAGTTACGTAAAGAGGAATACTTTTCGGAGGCTGGTAAAATCCCGCGGTTTGTAGGTTTTCTTCTTAAAGGAGTAACCAGATTCTGTTATTATAACAATAAAAGCGAAGAGATTACGCATTCTTTTGTTGAGGAAAATAATTTCGTTTCTGACCAGCAAAAATTTGAAATACAAATGGCTGCCTCGGATTATATACAGGCTGTAACAGACTGCCAGCTGCTGGTCTTTTCAAAGAAGAACTGGGATGAGATCGGAAATACTATTGTCGGCTGGAAAGAGATAGAGAATCTCATTGTCAAAAATTGTCTCCTGAAAGCGATAGAAAGAAGAAGTCCTTTGGTATCAGAAGATGCAACGACCCGCTATCTTTCATTTCTTGACCAGTTTCCTGGACTTGTCAATCGTGTCCCTCTTTCGTATGTGGCATCTTACCTTGGTATTACTCAGCAGTCCCTAAGCAGAATAAGGAAAAATATCCGCTGA
- a CDS encoding ester cyclase yields the protein METTKEFFNQFLQFINTADEDLAQQLISPAAKFHVPFQSDPLQGPKGYLLIIGMMRSGFPDIQWSIEEMIAENDKAAVRFIMKGTHKGTFFGVPATGKPIAVSAMNFYRLSDNQIIEEVGQPDMLGLLTQIGAVPAM from the coding sequence ATGGAAACAACAAAAGAATTCTTTAATCAATTTTTACAGTTCATCAATACTGCTGACGAAGATTTGGCACAACAGTTAATAAGTCCTGCAGCGAAGTTTCACGTGCCTTTTCAGTCTGACCCATTGCAAGGTCCTAAAGGTTATTTATTGATTATCGGAATGATGCGCAGCGGTTTTCCGGATATTCAGTGGAGTATTGAAGAAATGATCGCTGAGAATGATAAAGCAGCGGTTAGGTTTATAATGAAGGGAACCCATAAAGGAACTTTTTTTGGTGTACCTGCGACCGGGAAACCGATTGCAGTCAGCGCAATGAATTTTTACCGTTTGTCTGACAACCAAATCATAGAAGAAGTAGGACAACCAGATATGCTCGGGTTACTGACACAAATCGGAGCTGTACCCGCAATGTGA
- a CDS encoding Crp/Fnr family transcriptional regulator, translating into MIQPLIDYFKKYLPLNSEEINLLAERVTPRKIKRRQMILQEGFVCRHYTFVEKGCFKMYGIDEKGTEHNLRFAAEKDWVADLGSFYSEKPSKLFIEAIEPSTILQIEKQDLLYFFLNSPKFDRNFRVIVEEKFIELQNRLLQNFSSNAEQRYLDFLEQYTELASRLPNTQIASYLGITPEFLSKIRKDISLK; encoded by the coding sequence ATGATACAGCCATTAATCGATTATTTTAAAAAGTACCTTCCCCTGAATTCCGAAGAGATCAATTTGCTTGCCGAAAGAGTGACACCTAGAAAAATAAAACGGAGACAAATGATCTTGCAGGAAGGCTTTGTATGCAGACATTATACGTTTGTTGAGAAGGGCTGCTTTAAAATGTATGGCATCGATGAAAAAGGTACAGAACATAATCTGAGGTTTGCAGCAGAAAAGGATTGGGTTGCTGACCTGGGAAGTTTCTATTCAGAAAAACCAAGCAAACTTTTTATCGAGGCAATTGAACCTTCGACCATTCTGCAAATTGAAAAGCAGGATCTGCTTTATTTTTTTTTGAATTCACCAAAATTTGACAGAAACTTTCGGGTGATCGTGGAGGAAAAGTTTATTGAGCTTCAAAACCGCCTGTTACAAAATTTCAGTTCAAATGCAGAGCAACGGTATTTGGATTTTCTGGAACAATATACCGAGTTAGCTTCAAGATTACCCAATACTCAGATTGCTTCATATTTGGGCATCACACCTGAATTTCTCAGCAAGATCAGAAAAGATATATCATTAAAATAA
- a CDS encoding helix-turn-helix transcriptional regulator, which yields MASIPPIKTYHFLPFKYGSELLLDIGRIETLKNYVLNSTLHQLSFYEIIFITEGSGTLALDEDKVSIHPQTIIFTSPGQVRRWEIEQQVKGYTLFFEKDFLHLFFSDELFLYRFQYFHQYSHPAEMHIDETSFRKCLQLVQEIEHEFGQIQNDSNHMIRSILYQLLIILNRYYAGAYHVQPDTYVHADFYRFRSLLENRFLQDQTVEAYTRMLNISPGFLNKICRQFSGLSAQQMIHHKLVSEIKKQLHQNKSVKEICYELGFSDPSNFNRFFKKITHITPQQYRKSIK from the coding sequence ATGGCATCGATCCCCCCAATTAAAACCTATCATTTTCTGCCTTTCAAATATGGTTCAGAGCTGTTGTTGGATATCGGACGTATTGAGACGTTGAAAAATTATGTTTTAAACAGCACATTGCATCAACTTAGTTTTTATGAAATTATTTTCATCACAGAAGGATCCGGAACATTGGCACTGGATGAGGATAAAGTGTCAATTCACCCGCAAACCATCATTTTCACCAGCCCCGGGCAGGTTCGCCGTTGGGAAATTGAACAGCAGGTAAAAGGCTACACGCTGTTCTTTGAAAAAGATTTTCTCCACCTCTTTTTTTCGGATGAGCTTTTTCTGTACCGTTTTCAATACTTTCATCAGTATTCGCACCCCGCTGAAATGCATATTGATGAAACATCATTCAGGAAATGCCTGCAGCTTGTACAGGAAATAGAACACGAGTTCGGACAGATCCAGAATGACAGCAATCATATGATCAGGTCAATTCTATACCAGCTGCTTATCATACTCAACCGCTACTATGCCGGTGCGTACCATGTCCAGCCGGATACGTATGTCCATGCGGATTTCTATCGATTCCGGTCGCTGCTGGAAAATAGATTCTTACAGGACCAGACCGTAGAAGCCTACACCAGAATGCTTAACATAAGTCCCGGTTTCCTTAATAAGATCTGCAGGCAGTTCAGTGGATTGTCAGCACAGCAGATGATCCATCACAAGCTGGTTTCAGAAATAAAGAAACAGCTGCATCAGAATAAATCCGTAAAAGAGATCTGCTATGAACTGGGATTCTCTGACCCTTCCAATTTCAACCGTTTCTTTAAAAAAATTACCCATATCACGCCCCAGCAATACCGAAAGAGTATAAAATGA